Proteins encoded together in one Diabrotica undecimpunctata isolate CICGRU chromosome 3, icDiaUnde3, whole genome shotgun sequence window:
- the LOC140437855 gene encoding facilitated trehalose transporter Tret1-like: protein MFLPSLKSVYVSAAAASLLMFMAGTACCWSSPEIPKLLNITENSFGRTITPEEISWISSLLTLGAAFSPFLYGFLADGIGRKPSMLLVGVPFFVSYVMLATGTVIEIYYCARFLSGIGVGGVFTLVPMYIGEIAESRNRGLISCLTGAVCSIGLLFSVSLGPFKSIQFFNTVLAIPPLVFLIVFSLLAEESPIYLVKKKKCDKAEVALQNLGRTAEVIKKDVMEMQTEYENKEDDKINVMEMLSSKALLKGTVASVGLLVFQQLSGINAIMFYSQTIFETAGSTIPPHICTIILVGVQFVSSFIVPFVVDRFGRKLCLQVSALGMTASIGPLAIYLYIRTAGYNVENFSWVPVLMLTTFIISFNFGYGPLPWTVLSEMFSTKYRSFASAFVSTVCWLVSFVVTKYFGLAVATFGLGNVFGFSTACCLASVIFCWLCVIETKGKSLQEIQDILNG from the exons ATGTTTCTTCCTAGTTTAAAGTCTGTTTATGTTTCGGCTGCAGCGG CAAGCTTGCTCATGTTTATGGCAGGCACTGCATGCTGTTGGTCCTCTCCGGAAATACCAAAACTTCTAAACATCACGGAGAATTCCTTTGGGAGGACAATAACGCCGGAAGAAATTTCGTGGATATCTTCGTTGTTGACCTTGGGTGCAGCGTTTAGTCCTTTTCTGTATGGATTCTTAGCCGATGGTATTGGAAGGAAACCATCGATGTTGCTAGTCGGCGTGCCGTTTTTTGTTTCTTATGTGATGCTGGCGACAGGGACGGTCATCGAAATATATTATTGTGCAAG atttttatcgGGAATTGGTGTCGGTGGTGTATTTACATTGGTTCCCATGTACATTGGAGAGATAGCTGAAAGCAGAAACAGGGGATTGATCAGCTGTTTAACGGGAGCTGTCTGCTCAATTGGTCTGCTTTTTTCAGTTTCCCTAGGACCATTCAAGTCAATACAGTTTTTTAACACCG ttttagCAATTCCTCCTTTGGTCTTCCTAATTGTGTTCAGTCTTCTGGCCGAAGAAAGTCCCATCTATTTAGTCAAGAAAAAGAAATGTGATAAAGCAGAAGTGGCATTACAAAATTTAGGAAGAACTGCAGAAGTAATTAAAAAGGATGTTATGGAAATGCAAACAGAGTACGAAAATAAGGAGGATGATAAAATTAATGTTATGGAAATGTTAAG ttcaaAAGCACTTTTGAAAGGTACTGTTGCCTCTGTAGGTCTGCTTGTATTTCAACAATTGTCAGGAATAAATGCCATAATGTTCTATAGTCAGACTATTTTTGAAACAGCGGGAAGTACCATCCCTCCACATATTTGTACAATCATTCTGGTAGGTGTACAGTTCGTCAGCAGCTTTATAGTACCGTTTGTAGTAGACAG GTTCGGTCGCAAGTTATGTCTCCAAGTCTCAGCTCTAGGTATGACAGCATCTATTGGTCCTCTAGCCATCTACCTCTACATAAGAACTGCTGGTTACAACGTAGAAAACTTCTCCTGGGTGCCAGTGTTAATGCTTACCACCTTCATAATATCTTTTAATTTCGGATACGGTCCTCTTCCATGGACAGTACTGTCGGAAATGTTTTCGACGAAATACAGATCGTTCGCCAGCGCTTTTGTCTCGACAGTTTGTTGGTTGGTGTCGTTTGTAGTTACCAAATACTTTGGATTAGCTGTGGCAACATTTGGTTTGGGCAACGTCTTTGGTTTTTCAACGGCTTGTTGTTTGGCATCGGTGATCTTTTGTTGGCTATGCGTTATTGAAACCAAAGGCAAAAGTCTGCAGGAGATACAAGATATATTGAATGGATAA